A region of the Stieleria sp. JC731 genome:
GAATCGCGGAACCAAACCGAGCACCTACATCTTTCAATCGATGCTGAACTCAGTGTTCGACCGCGATGAAGCAGGTCCGATTCGGATTAGCAAACGGCGGAACCAGGACGGCAAGTTTGCAAAGCGGATTCCAACGCAAGCGATCCATCCCGAAGACAAGGTGTTCAGCGAAAGCCTCGGTCCAGAAGAAGAGGCAGTAGAGGCAGAAGAGAAGGAGATCAACGAGCAGGTTCTGGATCGAATCCTGAACATCCTGTCCGAAGACGATCGGAAGCTTTACGCAGACTACAAGCGACACGGATTCGTCCAGGTGAACCTTGCGAATGAGTATGGGATCTCACGCGGAACAGCCCACAGTCGCATCAAGCGGTTAACGGAACGCATGACCAATGTCGGGCACCGAGCACGCATCGAAGTCATGGCGGAACGCCGCGAAGCTTTGTCGGCCTGCTAGTCCTGAACTTGACTGTTTCCCGTTTCACTCATACCCTTCCACGGAATCACCGATAATGACACTTTCACCCGAGATCCTTAAACGCATCCAGCATCAAGTTCGCGGAGGGTTGCGAACTATGGGAGAAGGTCGGGACATCAACATCGAGTTGACACAGACTCTCGAAAACTTCGGCAGTTTCGAATACAAGACCGTGAAGTTCCTGGTTGGACCGGCTTGCTGCGAAGTTGAAGCGGAGAAGTTTCGGCGGTGGTCGACCGACTTCGCTGCAGATTCAATCACTAACGCCTTAATTGGGAAGCTTCAAACATGAACGCCAAAGAACTCGCGCTACGATGCGCAGCCTGCTTGCAGATGGTCGCGGACAACGAAGGCAAGGTCGATGAATCGATCCGCGACGAATTGATGGAGAGCGTCAACTACACGCTCAGATTGTGCCTCGATGTCATGAACACCGAGGATACCAAACCACCAAACCTTGAACCGGGGAACAACTAAATGTCGATGGTAATCGCTATTGATAAGCTGACTGAGAAACAGCTGCTCAAGGACAAGATTCATAGGCTTGAACACAAGGCAGAATATTTGCAGTTGAAGCTCAACGGCGTGAAGGATCATAACGAAGCCTTGATGCGTAAAACGTCTGAGTTGGAGTGCTACAACAAGACGCTGGAAGCGAGCAACAAAGTGCTTCGAGAAGACTGTGCAGCACTGAACGAGAAGTCTGAGAGGCAGTCGCGCCGATTGGCTAACATGGCTTCGCAAATGGCTCAGTTGGATAAGGACAAGGAGTCGCTGCAGAACGAGATGAAGCGGTTGCAGGGTGATCGCGAATACCTGCGGAAGAAACATGACACGGTCGTGGAATGCCTTGTGCATGCCCGCGAAGAGTGTGAGCAGCTAAAGAATCGCTGCAAGTCGCTTGAATCTGAACTCGGGACGACCAAGCTGATGGCAGACACCGATCGGTTCAACAACGCTCACATGGAATCCGAGGTGACCATCCGTCAGATGCAGGGGGTTGTGGACTCGCAGAAGCTTGCCGACAACGAACGGCAGATCAGCATGATGACGTCCGAGATCAGGTATCTGAACGCCCACGCCAACGCACAGGCGAAGGTGATCTCGAACTTGCAGGAACGTGTACGCACTGCTCGTGATCCTGAAGATGTGGAGCGCATCGCATCACTGCAGATGGTCAACAAGGGGCTGCGGTCTGAGGTTGTTCGACTTCGGAAGGCATCACATGAAGCCTTCGTTGCAATCAACAAGGAGCGTGCGAAGCATGAAGCAGACAAACGCTCAATCATCCGCGAAGCTCGGAATTGGAAGGCGAAGTCCGAGAAATTAGAGAAGCAGCTGGAAGACGCGGACCTAGCCATCGAGGACCTGACGGTGGACATCCAGAACGAACGCGCGAAGTTCAACCGCATGGATGAGCGGCTAGCACACTCGGAGCTAGAAAACCGGAGCCTGCAAGCGGTTATCAAGGACGAGCGTGAGAAGTTCAACCGCATGGCGAAGCAGCTGGCACCGCAGCAGCAGCCTGTCCAGGCTCAATCGGGACAGTCACCGATCGATGCAGGCATTCGGATGTTTGAGTCGCATCACAGGAACTATCTGCAGGATGTCGAGAGCCGCCTATCGGAAGTGAATGTGGGGTCCTGGTGCCACACAATGACAATCGATGCTGCCCTCCGGATGTTTGAGTCGCAGCACAGGAACTATCTGCAGGATGTCGAGAGCCGCCTGTCGGAAGTGAATGTGGGGTCCTGGTGCCACACAATGACACTGGAACGGGATGTGAGCATGTATTGGTTTGCCGTCTACATGCATTCCAAGGGCTACGGCGTGACGAGGTGCGAGGGCAGGGATGGACGCCGTCTCAAAATCTCACTGCTAAACCTTCGCTAGTCCTGAACAGACCCAAACAGACAATCGCCGCGCCGGGAATAGATTTCCGGCGTTTTTTTATGGAATCGCATCAAAATAACTTTTTGGGTGAGTTCCTGATGGGGGATGGGCAAAAAACCTCGAAAAACCGCCGATTGTGGTGGTGAGCCTCCCCAAAATTTTCTACGTGTCAGTTTTTCTCGTTCGGTCAGCTGCTCGCGAACCTACCCCCACCCCCGTTGGGAGGACCCGTCGCATTTTGAGACCGGGCAGTCGCATTCTGAGACGGCGTCGCATTTTGCGATTGCCCTGAATGTGAAGAAACCTTCATGCCAAACGCGATGAAACTGGAAAGATTTTGCCGCGACGCCCAATGTGAAGAACGTGTGAAGACTCGACGGCGCGGGCGGTAGCGTGTCGCCGGCTGCAGCAATTGCCGGTTTCGCGTGCGATTCGACGCCATTGTCGCCTACCGCAATAGGCGTGCCAAACCTGGCGTTCGAGGGTGCTAACAATTTGGGCTTAGTATTTGGGCGTGCTGCGCGAGTCCTGAGCAGGACAGAAAAGGGGAGTAACAGGACTAGAAAAGCGTAGGGCTAGCGTCGATAGTGACTGCGGATCGGTTGCTTCGACCGACCGCCCAACACCCCGCAAACGTCACAAGCAATGTCAATCGGACTAAACGACAGCGAAGCGAAGCTTGCAGCTATCGCCCTAGTTCTCGCCCTATTGAATCTCCTTGCGTGGTCGTTTGCATAACGAGGACTGAATCATGGAAACCGCAACACAAAACGAATGCTCCCATTTTGAAAACGCAAACACCCGAATGACTGCAGCTGCAGCGCGGGACTGGGTAGCCGATATGGGGTTCGAATGCCGTTTAGTCAATTCGCTTCAATATCGCTATCGAATCGAAGTGAAGCAAAACGGCGAATGGCTACCAATCGCAATGGCTAGCCAGACCGCGGGCATCGTCGCCAGTGAGCTATCGCGTTGCTTTGATCGGTTCTACGCATGCCGCGAAGCGCTACCGGGTTGCGATCCAGCGCATACAAACGAGCTACGGTTGGCACTCAGTTTCTTTAACGTGGCTTGTATCCACCGCTGGCGCTCACGGGTCGAATGGATTCTTGCCCGCTATCCCGAATTGATCACTCACGCCGAGTGCGTTTTGTTTGGCGAACGAACCCGATGCGCCGTAGGTGACCGGGAAGCTAACCCAGCATTTACTGGAGCGCTGCAGGCTGCAATTGACAACGCTCGACCCGTCCGCGCGGCGCAGATTGTCACGCAACTGCTGCAAGACGGCGAAGAAGTGTTGATCGGTTATTGTCCCGATATCCGCCACCCCCACAAAACGCGCAGTGTGAAAGCCACTGCAGCGGGTAGCGAGTTTGTTTTACCCGGTGACGGTACTGCGGTTGCCTCCTATCAGATTTACAAGATCCAAACCTTCGGTTGCATTCAAAACTTGCTGCACCAATACGTTTAACTTTTACCCTCCCTAGTCCTGATCAAGACAGAACACCCAAAACGAGACTCAATACAATGGCAAACCGATATTCTCACGCATACCGTGTCGCGCTAGTCCGCGAAGGCAAGATATCCAATCGAACGGCGATCACATCAACACAAACCGCGAGACAATTTGTCGGTGAATACTTCGCGGAACGGGATGATGCGCGCGAGGTGTTCGTTGTATTTATGCTCGACACAAAGCACAAAGTAATTGGCGCTACAGTCGTGACAACCGGAACGCTCGATGCATCGCTAGTTCATCCTCGCGAAGTATTCCAGCCCGCAATTCTCGCTAATAGCTCGGCTATCCTGATAGCCCACAATCACCCGTCAGGCGACCCCAAGCCTAGCAGGGAAGATCTGCAGGTAACCGACCGGATAACCGATGCCGGTAACCTCCTTGGGATCACCGTACTCGATCACATCGTTGTCGGTGACGTATTCCGCGAGGACTGGTCAATCTATTCAGACGTTGTATCCATTCGCGAGGACCGCTAGTCCTGATCAAGACAGAACACCCAAAACGAGACTCAATACAATGGCAAAAAAACAAGCAACATTCAGCACCGATCACATGATTCAGATTCACGAAAACGGCAAACACCTAGGGTATCTTGGGGGCGGCTATCCCCAGCGCCAGCTGATTCACGTTGACCACTTCCCAACGCGCACCGATGCCGAGTGGTTCAAATTCAGTGAGCTAGTTCTGCAGCTGCGCAAGCTGAACCCCGGTCTGCGGTTCACTCCCAAGCCAGCGCGAAAGAATCAACGTCTTTACAAATAACGGCACCACACAAAAACACGGGATAGCAAACGATGGAATTGAACGTAACGGCGCTAGTTGAACGCGCGACAGATCTGATTTATTACTCGGCAAGTGTTGCCGAGTTGGGGAGCGATGCCGGGTCGGTCACTTGGCAAAATGCCGTCGACCGGTCGGAAGAATCGCCATTGATCACAGCCGATGACCAGCTGCAGACCGCGCGGGACTACTTCGCCGAGTTTGGAGCATGGGAGCAAACTGAGATTGACGCATGGAATGCGCACGAAGTGAACGCGCTTCTATTGCAATTTATCAGCGGCGATATCCGTGAGGCTGATTCGCTCGGGTTGCTGTCCGATCCTGCAGCGTATGAGCGAGAAGCGGAGCGGGGGACAATCTCAGGACGGTTGTATTTTGGCGATTGCGGGCAATGGTTTTTCTATGTTGGCAACTGAAGGAGCGAAGACAATGCAAACTCAACATTCAACAGCGCCGGTAATCGGCAGCTATAGCAAGTCGATCGAGGGTGGCATCTCGATTAACTTCGGCACATCTGGCGGCGCGAACTGTGACGACGGTTGCACCCATAAGGGTTCAACTTGCTATGCCGAGCGATTAGAGATCCGACCAGACCGGCAGCAGCTGCGAACGAAGCTAGAACGTCACGAAGCTATGCCGCCGGCGCTCGTTTGCGGGGTAGCAATTTTGGAGATCCAGCGGCTAGTGTTGCTCGGCGCGCCGCCCCCTTGGATTCGCTTCTCAACAGCTGGTAGCCTTCCGCAGCCCGATAGCGTGCGCGGCGATTCGCTGTTCGCTTCACAGTTTCGGGCGCTGCTGCAGCTGTGCGAAAAACACTCAATCCCGGTCCACATTCCGGTCGAGACGTACAGCAAAGCGCGGTTCTATCGCGCTCTAGCTGGATCGCTCGTTGTCATTCGCGAATCGGCGCAGACTCGGGAGCGTTTCTTCACTGCAGCGGGTGCAGTCTCGTTTGCCGATCCGACAGACAAGCGCCGCACAATGACCGAGCGAATCGATCACGCGCGGAACCTAGCGGTTGAGCGGACACGGCGCAGCGGTCGGAAGGCTATCGTCTGCCCTGCAGTGACTGCTAACTTCCGATCGAGACTGGGACAGCGGAAAAACCCACTCGCGAAGTGCGGAAACTGTACCGCCTGTGCTGAAGGTCACATCGACGTTGTCTACCCGTTACACTAATCACCACCAACAAAAGGGAGCACCAATTGATAATCAGGCGAAACCAGCAGCTAACGAAAGATCAGGCAATCGATCCAGATCTAGTCGACTGCGCGGGATGGATTGAACACGGAAAACCGAGCGAAGCGCCCGACGGTTACAACTGTTTTGACTACATCAAAGGCAACCGGTATCTCGGTCGGGACGAATACGGGATTGAGCCTATCTTCGATGTTATCGAAACCAGCGAACTCGCTGCGGCGTTAGGCTATTTGTCGCTCTATCGCAATGGCTCGGGTGAATGGTGCGGCGTAGGCGCAGCCGATCCAAGCGATCGATCCCGAGACGGCGATGAGGAAGGTTTTTTAGTCGCAATTGATAGCGACGAATTGCTAAAAATCGCTCGGGAATTGGACACTAAACAGGAATAACAAAGGAATAAAACATGACAAAACCACCGAAACTAAACCCCGGCGCAGACCTGCACCTAACCGACGGTTACACAATCCAGCAGCACGGACACGGCACATGGTGCTGGGGTCCTGAGGATAACTTCGGTGACGTTGCATCGATCGAGGGCGAAGGATTCGAAACGTCAACGGAAGCGGAAAAACATATGTTTGACACGTTGCGTTTCAAACGGTCTGCATGCGATGCAGCAAACGAAACGCACCGACAGGCCGAAGCGTTCCGACGATCGCAGCGCGGACGCTAGCCGAACACAACACAACCGACCAACGCGAACCCCGTCAGATCAGATCTGACGGGGTTTTTTCGTGCTGCGCAGTCACCTCACAGCTGTTCGGTTGATTCGCGGTTGAGTCTCGATTGAGCCTTTGAAATTAATCCGCAATCCGATCGATAACTTCCGATCGATCAAGTTAATTTCACGCTGCCCCTTGAAATTTTGAAACCCCGCAAATTGCCGAGTGAAACCCGTGTAGAGATATAAAAACTCAATAAATCAACCCCTACACATGTATTCATTCCCTCTAATCGAAAAACCCCGTGTTTTTTGTTTCCACGCATGCGTGAGGCTGATTCGCGTTGAAACCTTCCGACGCAACCAGTGAGGCGACCACTTGCCGCGCAGCTGCAGAACCGATCAGAACCCTAGGGCAGTCCTGAACAGCCCTATCTAGCGCCAGAACAGCCACCATCGCCCGCTCGCGCGTAATCACGCCCGATCTCGTTTGCGCTCGTTAGCGCGGACGCTAGGTGCCTTCTCGACCTTGCACCCCTATCGGTGGCATCCCCGCAGACCGTAGACAATCCGTCTACGCATAGACAGCGTGTCTGCGGATCTTCACGGAACCTTCACAGACTCGATTAGTGGCGGGGATTGTCGCACTATCCGGCGATAGTGTCACCGTGAAATTTCGATGAAGAAACGGTGATCGGAGTGTGAAGATTTCGAAATTAAATTTCGGTTAATCCGCGAAATTGGCCTTGACACGCCAATTGTGAAGAAAGCTTAATGTGAAGATTGCGTGAAAAAACGGTTAATCTAATGTTAAGAAATTAACGCAATCTTCATGAAAAACGGGGTTTCGTTTTGGATTGCGTGTATTGTACCCCCGTTACGGGCCGCGCCCAAGGAGGCTCCTTCCGAAAACAAAGCAAATTTTTAGCGATCGGTATTTTTATCGTCGCTCAGCAATCACCGACTTGAGCCACTAGCAGGGGTGGGGGTCGTTTTTTCCGAGCATCCTGGTCGAGCTGGGAACCTAGGCGGATTGTCGAAACACGCCCTGCCTTTGGCGTGGTAGTAGCCGATGTCGCATGGCTTGCCGGGACAGATGATGCATCCCGTCGATCCGTTGACTGTACCCCAGCGAGGGCATGATCGATTGCACGCATCGTCAACCAGTCTTCGCCACTGTTCAATCGCGGTCTGGTTTGGATCCACCACAGGGATCTCCCCAGTCCACTGTAGCGGGCGTCCACAGCATTCTTGCATCCTTGGCGATCCAACCCGAAGACGTCCGCAGGATTCGCATCGAGCCTTCATGCTAGAACTCCCATGTCCAGTCCAACCCCACGACCGCTACGTGATCCGTGATCGCGGTTCCGCTGACTGTTGCGCCGTCGAGCAGATCATTGACTGGGATCGATTCCAGATCGTAGCTCACCCCATCGCTAGCCAGGGCACCCAACCTAGCCACCGGTTTTGGGTAATTGTCTCCTGCCGTCGCTAGTGGATAGGAGTAGTCCGCGTACCCTTGCACGCGCTGTCGGTAGTTCTGTTCGGGGAACGTCGAGAGTAGACCGTCTGCATCAGTCACATACCGCGAACCACTGCTGTTGTAAGTCTGCTCTGGATAGTCGTGAGTTGTGAGCGTGCTTTCCCACTCTTCAAGGCTGAGCGGATACGTCGCGAAGATGATCGCATAGCTAATCGAATGATCGTCAGCTGATCCAACCACCCTGGATGGCAGCGAATACAACGCAGTGCCAGCTGTGTTTGTGCAGTTGGTCGCTTGCCCTGTACTGACTGGCGATGCAGGTTGCCACTTGGTCATCTGTGTTCGACTTGCATGACCGACAGGTGTCTTCGTCCGCGACCATTCGCATGTCGAGTTCGTGAACGAATCGTAGGTCGGTCCACCCCCTGTCACCTCGACCGAATCGTCGATCGTCACATCCGGCCAGAACGCTTCGCCATCCGTCAATGGTTCGGATGGATTGTTCTCGTGACGCATTGCGAAGTAGGTCGCGGGGTCATTCTTGAGCAGTGCCAAGAACACGTTGTAGGGTCGCGGGTTCAGTTCTTCGGTATTGCATCCGATGTACTTGTCGCCGATCCAAACGAAGGCTGACTGGATGCCAGCCGCGTAGATCTTTCCAGACCCGCTAATCGTGATCATGCCCTCGGGTTCAGACACGAAGTCCTCGGTCAGGATCATTCCCAGGTTCTCGTCAGAATCAGATGTCCCGAAGGACACGGTGTCTGATGTTGCGATCGAAACCCAACTAGGCGTGACACGAACGAGCACCCGTGTTGGTGCAGCTGTCGGATCCAGATCTGCTGTTTTAGGAATTGATGCCGAGACTGATCCACATGTCAGCGTGCCTGTACTTCGATCGATCGACAGTTCAACACCACCGACTGACAGCGTGATGTCACCGTCGAGGTAAAAGTGCAGTAGGTACGAAGGCCCCATCGACGGGGTGATCGGTGTGTAAGTGCCCGAACCCATCACCAGCCAGTCATCGAATGGCAGCGACAGATCCGCTCCATCGTACGATGACTCAGTCATAGTGTCCTCGCCGCCATCCCAGTCTGCTGCGGTTTGCAGTCCAGCTGATTGGCATGACGGTAGGCAGCATGGCGAACCGGGGCGACGTTTCAGAACCTTAGTCATCGCATGCCTCCGAGATCACGATCCAGTCACCCTCTGTGATCCGACCGAGAACCAGCACAGTGTCGACTGGACATGTTCCGTTCCATGTCCAGATCACATCGACTGGTTCGCCTTCTGTCTCCTTGAGGGTAGGTGCATCTCCACCTGCGCTGTAGTCGGGGTACAGTAGGTCTGCAGTGAACTTCGTGCATGCCAACCCAGACGCTGAAGTTGGTGCTGTCTTGACTTTCGCGAGTGAAATTTCAGCGTACATTATCGGCTCCGCCACCGTTTG
Encoded here:
- a CDS encoding sigma-70 family RNA polymerase sigma factor translates to MLSDFIKSVQLSDDEQLRLIKNVQEDNCEESLMMLIRQYLDAIESICNSGSTKCKQTAEERESLAVEAVINSVRKFDENRGTKPSTYIFQSMLNSVFDRDEAGPIRISKRRNQDGKFAKRIPTQAIHPEDKVFSESLGPEEEAVEAEEKEINEQVLDRILNILSEDDRKLYADYKRHGFVQVNLANEYGISRGTAHSRIKRLTERMTNVGHRARIEVMAERREALSAC
- a CDS encoding RadC family protein — protein: MANRYSHAYRVALVREGKISNRTAITSTQTARQFVGEYFAERDDAREVFVVFMLDTKHKVIGATVVTTGTLDASLVHPREVFQPAILANSSAILIAHNHPSGDPKPSREDLQVTDRITDAGNLLGITVLDHIVVGDVFREDWSIYSDVVSIREDR